AGCTGGCCCTTCGACATTGCCATGAAAGTCCGTCATCGCGCCTCTGCACCCCCCTGCAGACAACCGGAGATCGCAGCTTGCCGGTGACCGAACACGGCACAGACACGGCCCCGAACCGTATTTTCCTGATCGGCCCGATGGGCTCAGGCAAGACCACGGTGGGGCGGCATCTGGCCGATCGGCTCGGCATGGCCTTCATCGACCTGGATCATGCCCTGCAGAAACGCTGCGGTGTCGAGGTGGCGGTCATCTTCGACATCGAGGGCGAAGCCGGCTTTCGCAGGCGCGAAAGTGACCTGCTCGACGAGCTCAGTCAGCGCGATTCGCTGGTGCTGGCAACCGGCGGCGGCAGCGTGCTTGACCCGGACAATTGCCGGCGGCTGAGCGAGCGCGGACTGGTGGTCTTTCTTGAAACCAGCGTTAATCAACAGATTCGGCGGCTTGAGCGTGACCGCCAGCGGCCCCTGCTACAGGCTCCGGACCGACGGCGTCGACTGACCGAACTGGCCGATCAGCGCAACCCGATCTATCGTCGCGTGGCCGATCTGACGGTGCGCTCGGCCAACGTCCCGCCCCCGGCCATGGCCGAGATCGTCGAACGCGCGATTCACGACCACTGCCGTGAGGTGCACAGCTCATGAAAAC
This DNA window, taken from Pseudomonadota bacterium, encodes the following:
- a CDS encoding shikimate kinase, producing the protein MGSGKTTVGRHLADRLGMAFIDLDHALQKRCGVEVAVIFDIEGEAGFRRRESDLLDELSQRDSLVLATGGGSVLDPDNCRRLSERGLVVFLETSVNQQIRRLERDRQRPLLQAPDRRRRLTELADQRNPIYRRVADLTVRSANVPPPAMAEIVERAIHDHCREVHSS